Genomic segment of Luteolibacter sp. Y139:
CCGCAGCTTGCGATCGCTGCCGCCCGGAGTCCTGGCCCATGCGAAGGCCAGTCCCTTGGTATCCCATCTCCGCAGGTCCAGACTGGAGAGATCGGCAAAGGGAATCTTGCCCCCGGAAGCCGGGTAAAAGGCCTCGCCATCGATGGCCAGGCTGCGGCCCAGCGTGCGCAGCAGCACGAAGAGCGCCCCCACGGCCAGCACGAGGCAGATCCCGAAGACCACCCATTGTTCGGTGATCTTGCGCTGCGGGTAGTCGTGATCCGGCACGTCCTTTTTGATATCTGCCTCCAGGCGATATTCGTTGAAAAGCTTGCCCTGCTCCTGGTCGAGGGAGGCCTTCATCGCTTCATAGTCATGAAGCTTTTCCGGCCATGGCATGGGCACTGGCGTCCCCTCGGGAACCGGGACCGGGGCGACATCCTTCTGGTCCTTGGAGGCATGGGGAAGGAAATCCACCGACTGCTGGGAGGCGTAGGCCCGCCAGCTCTCCGGCGTCAGCTCGGCTTGCTTGGCCTTGAATTCGCTGGTCGCCCGCTCGAAGGCCTTGGAGAGGTGGAAGGCGAGGTTTTCCTCGCGGTAACCCCATTTGGCATCGCGGAAAAACAGGACCGAGAAGATGCCGAACATCAGCAGCATCGCAGCCGCACGGAGCAGGAACCAGGGGGTGGGTTTGCAGACGATGCGATCGCTCATGGAGGCGGAAGTCCGGGTGAGGAAAGCGGTCGGGGGGGAGCTTGGCAAGCCCGGGTGGCTGGCGCGCCGGGTGACGAAATCGGCTGACGGAGGGAATGGGGAAGGGGCGGTATCCCGCTTTGACGAGACCGGCTCCCGGTCCCATGCTTCCGCGGTCCGTGAGTTTTTCCGCCCATTTTGCCACCGCCCTTGAGCAGAAATCGCCGCTGCTCCGCCGTTTCGAGCGGCTCATCGCCCCCGTTTCCGACCGCGATCTGGAAGCGCTGGCGCGGGAGAGCCAGAAGCTGACGCGCCATCATTTCGGCCGCACCATGCGGCTGTTCGCGCCGCTGTATCTCTCGAACGAGTGTGTGAATAACTGCTCTTACTGCGGCTTTTCCCGCGACAATGGGATCCTGCGGGTGACCCTGACCGTGGAGCAGGTGGTCCGTGAGGCGAAGTTCCTCCATGATCTCGGCTTCCGAAATATCCTGCTGGTCGCCGGCGAGCACCCGAAGTTCGTCTCCGATGGCTATGTCCAGGAGTGCATCGACGCGATCAAGGGGATGTTTCCGACCGTAGGTCTCGAGATCGGACCGATGGAGGATGACCAGTATGCCGAGATCGTCCGTCATGGGGCGGAGGGGCTGGTGGTCTATCAGGAAACCTACCACCGCGAGACTTACCAGCGCCTGCACACCGCGGGGCCGAAGAAGAATTTCGACTGGCGGCTGGATTGTCCGGAGCGGGCGTATGCGGGTGGCTTCCGTCGGATCGGCATCGGCGCGTTGTTCGGCCTGGCCGATTGGCGGCATGAGGCGCTCTCGCTGGCCGCGCATCTGGAGTATCTCTACAAGCACTGCTGGAAGGCGCAGTTCACCGTGGCCTTCCCGCGGATGAAGCCGTATGCGGGCAACTATCAGTATCAGCCGGACCCGGATTTTTACCTTTCGGACCGTGCGCTCGTTCAACTGGTGGCTGCCTTCCGCGTGTGTTTCCCGCAAGCAGGCGTGGTCCTCTCCACGCGTGAGCCTGCATCGCTGCGCGATGCGCTCGCGCCGCTGGGGGTGACGCACATGTCGGCCGGTGCTCGTACCGAGCCCGGTGGCTACACGGGTGCTGGCAGCGATGATCTTCACCTCACGGTGAAGGGCCGCCGCGTGGAGCTGGAGAAGACCACGGGCTGCGAGAAGGCAACCGAGCAATTCAAGATCGATGATATCCGCAGCGCCGCGGAAGTCGCCGCGATGCTCCGCGGCAAGCAGCTCGATCCGGTGTGGAAGGATTGGGACGAAGCGATTCTGACACCATGACTCTTCAACTCAACGGACAAGCCCGCTCGTTTGCCGCGTCGGCTTTCACCGTCTCAACGCTTCTCGAAGCGCTCGATCTGGGAGGCAAGCCCGTGGTGGTGGAGCTTGATCGCGAGCCGGTGTTTCCCGCGGACTACGCCGCCACCGCGGTGCGCGATGGCGCGAACGTCGAGATCGTGACCATCGCGGCGGGCGGATAGGACCAGTCTCGTGGCATTGCTCTAACCAAGCATGAGTCATGGGGGCAAAAGCCTCTCGACCGGTTTGGGCCGGGAATTTATATCAGGGATCGTGAAAGTCGCGCTCTCCCTCCGGCTGCTGTTGTTGGTTTTGAGTTCTTCCGCCCTAGCGGAAGAACTCACCACGGTGGATGGGAAGGTTTACCAGAATTACAGGGTGACGAGCCTTGAGGCCGATGGCCTGTCCATTCTCCATGACGGAGGCTCCGCGAAGGTTCCGTACGAGGGTATCCCCGACGAGCTCAGGCTGCGGTATGGTTATTTCAAGGGCTGTACCTTGACCGCGAATGACGGGACCGTTTACCGCGATTATGTGGTCGTGAAATCGAACAGCGACGGGCTGCTTGTCATTCACGATGGCGGCATGGTCCAGCTCGCGTGGACCTCTCTGCCGGAGAGCGCGAAGAAGCACCACGGCTTCGGACTCACCACGATGGTCACCACGGATGGCAAGGTCTACCGCAACTACGTGGTTACGAGAAAGACTCCGGAGGGACTTACCATTCGTCATGACCAGGGCGTGACCACCATCTCCCTCGACCTAATTCCGGCGGAGGTCGGCCTGCTCTACGGCTCCGGCAAGCACCAGGTGCTGCCCACGATGGATGGGAAGGAATACCGGAATGCGGAGGTGGTGGAGGCCACGGCGGATGGCGCATTGGTTGTCCACGACCAAGGGAAGATCAAACTCGCGTGGGGACTTCTACCCGAGGAGATCAGGACCCGATACGGCTACGAGTGCCGCCATCTGATGACCACGGAAGGGATCATCTATCGGAACTACTCGATCGTGGCGACGACTACGCGAGGGCTGAGCATCCGTCACGAGAGAGGCGGTGTCACGGTGCCATTCGCCGAACTCCCTCCCGGTCTGAAGGCGCTGTCCAACCCGGATCCCGACGTCGACCTGCTCACCTTGGATGGGAAACTCTACCGCAAGTATATCATCACCGGCAGGACTTCCACGGGGCTGGCCATCCAACACGAAGGTGGAGCCGCCATGATTCTCTTCAAAAACCTGCCGGAGGATTTGAGGGATTGGCAACCCGGTGCCAAGGATGGCAAGGGACTCGCTGAGGAGAAAGATGGGATGGATCCCGTCATCCCTCCTCACGATCCGGAGAAGGACCTGGTCACCTTGGATGGTGAGGTTTACCACAACTACTCGGTGAGGAAGGTCGAGCCGGACGGGCTGTCGATCCTGCATGATGCCGGAGCGACGAAGGTCGACTTCGAGCGTCTGTCGACGGAGATCCAGAAGCGCTACAACTACGATCCCTTCGACGCGTACGATCATGATCAGGCGGAGGCGAAGCTTCAGCGAGAGGCGGACATGCAGCACGAAGCTGCGGTCAAAGAGGCCCATGACGAGGCCGCGAAAGCTGCCGCGGAAAGGAAGTTTACGGAAGCCTTCGCCCGTTCCGCTTCACGCGTCCAAATCCAGCCGGGGCTCGAAAGCTTCGGCGTCTGCAATGGCACGTGGGGAAAAACTCCCGCCTCGCTTCAGGCTGCTGGTGTCCAGGACTACGTTGGCGGGCTGGCTTGCAACATGATCCAAGGGAGGATCGGCATGGTCCCGGTATTTTCCGGGAAGATCAAGAAGGGTGATCGCAAGGCTTGGGTGTTTGATGGAATTGCAGTTCCTTCGTTTGTCCACCTCTCTCCGGAAGAGCTCGGAAATCTCAGCGGGACGGGTGACCTCGTGTTCAGTCAGCCCGACGGGAGAATCACCAAGCTCAGCTATGAGCATAAAGTCTGGCGTATCGGAAAAGTGAAGATGGTGGGCGTTACCGGGGCGGCGGCAGTGTTTCCGAACTATACGACTTCCAGCTCCCTGGCGGAGAAGTTCTACCGCAAGCACGGTTTCCCCGCGAAGTCCTCGGAGTTGGTCTTGGAGTGGTCGGCCGTTTATCAGTGATACTTTGTCCGGCTGCTCCCGGCTCCCGCTCTTCTTCACAGGTCAGACCTGTTTTCCCTGCTTCTTTCGAAGCATGCCTTCCTGATAGTCCTTCCGCGCTTCGTCGCGGCGTGCGCGTTCCTTTCTCCGGCATTCACGACAGCGGATGGCGATGCGTTCCCAGACCGCGCCGAGTTCCTCATGCCACCATTTCTGTTGGGCTCCGGTCCAGATTTGGCGGCTCCCGCAATCGATGCAGGTAAAGGGATAGTTGAGGTAGTATTTGCCAGCCAGCGTAGGGGCGTCCCGGAAGGGCATCACGCCACACAAATTGATCTTCGTGTAATCAATTGGCGGGAGTTCCCGAGCCATCGCCTCTCTTTTGATGGCCAAGTCTTCCTCGGTTGCCTCTGTCTGGCGTCGTTTCCAGTATTTACGGAATTTCCTCGCGACCCTTTCCTCGCGCTTCTTTCGTGAACTCGCCATTCAAGGGCGTTTTAGCATGGCGACGTTCCCATGCCCACGACAAGATTCGTGCGAGCCAAGGGCTATCACCGGACCGCCTCCAGCTTCGCTTTCAATTCAGTGACCTTATCGGGATGCTCTGATGCGAGGTTGGTCTTTTCTCCGGGATCCGTGGAAAGATCGTAGAGTTGTCCCGTGGGTTCGTTGCCGAGTTCCGTGTTGGTGGCCTCGCTGCGCTTGGCTCCTTGGCCCGGCGGGATGAACTTCCAATCGCCGGCTCGGATGGCGAGCTGGCTGGCGTGCTCGATGACTTCGGCACGTCCTTGATTCGACTCGCCTAACAGGGTTGCTGATGCATCGCGGCTGTCGGGGAAGGTCGCCTCAGCACCGGCGATGGCGGCGAAGGTTTTCGCGAAGTCGATCTGGCTGAGCATGGCGTTGCTGGTGGTGCCTGCTTTCACTTTGGCGGGCCAGCGGACGATGGTCGGCACGCGGGTGCCGCCTTCGAAGATGCTGTACTTTCCGCCGCGGAAAGGTCCGGCGGGCTTGTGGTCGCCGAGTTTTTTGACGGCTTCATCCTTGTAGCCGTCATCGATCACCGGGCCGTTGTCGCTGGAGAGGATGACCAATGTGTTCTCGGCGAGCTTCAGGTCATCGAGTGCCTTGAGCACTTCGCCGACCTGCCAATCGGCCTGGACGATCGAATCACCACGCGGGCCCATGGTGGTCTTGCCGATGAAGCGGGGATTGGGGACCCGCGGCACGTGGATATCGTGCATGGCGTAGTAGAGGAAGAAGGGCTTGTCCTTGGATTCGTGAATGAAGCGCACGGCTTGCGCGCAGAAGTGGTCGGCCATGTCCTCATCCTTCCATAAGGCCTTGGCGCCGCCCTTCATGTAGCCGATACGGCCGATGCCATTGACGACCGCCATGTTGTGGCCGTGGCTCCAGTCGAGCTTCAGTTCCTCTCGATCGCTCACGCCGGTGGGCAGGCCGGGGAAGGGCTTCTCGTAGGAGACCTCGATGGGGTCGGCGGAATCGAGGTTCACCACCTTGCCATCCTCGACATAGACGCAGGGGACGCGGTCGCCGGTGGCGGCCATGATGTGGGAAAAGTCGAAGCCGACGGCGTTCGGCGAGAGCTTGATCGGCTGGTTCCAATTGACGCCTTCCTTGCCTCCGAGGCCGAGGTGCCACTTGCCGACGACTCCGGTGCGATAGCCGGCCTTATGCAAGGTCGCGGGTAGCGTCGGCTGAGCGGGGTCGATGATCATCGCGGCATCGCCCGGGAGAATCCCGGTGCCTTTCTGACGCCACGCGTATTTTCCCGTGAGCAGCGAAAACCGCGAGGGGGTGCAGGTCGCGGAGGTGGCGTAGCCGGCGGTGAAATTGAGGCCCTCCTTGGCGATACGGTCGATGTTCGGGGTCTGCACCGCAGTCGCGCCGTTGCACGAGACATCGCCGAAGCCTAGATCGTCGGCGTAGATGAGAACGATGTTCGGCTTCTCTGCTGCAATCAGCGTGAACGGCAGCAGGATGAGTGAGGTGATCAATTTCACGGGCTGAAAATACGGATTGATGACGGTTTTCCATCAGCAAATGTGCCCAGCCGCGAGGGTGTGACGCGAAATCGCTCGCGATTCCGGCGTCGCTACTCCCACCAGCCGCAGGTCCGGTCCTGCTCGGCGCAGACGATTTCCACGCTCGCCAAGGCTCCTCTCACCGCTGAGGCGGCGGTGATGGGGCAATTGCAGTCGCGGCTGAGGTGGCCGAGCACCACGCGACGGAGGCCGGCGGGGGCGAGTTCGGCGACGAGCGCCGCGGTCTGGGCGTTGGAAAGGTGGCCGTGGCGCGAGGAAATCCGCTGCTTGGTGGACCAGGGGCGCTTGGTATCCGCCTCCAGCAGGGCATCGTCGTAGTTCGCTTCCACGAACAGCGCGTGAACGCCGCGCAGGCGTTCCGCGATGAGCTTGGTGACGTGACCGGTATCGCTCAGCAGGCCGAAGGCCCGTTCCTCGTGGCGGAACACGTAACCGACCGGCTCCACGGCATCGTGGGGCACGGCGAACGACTGCACGGACAAGCCATTGAAGCTGAACTGTGCGCCGGATTCGAAGATCTTCCAGGAGGCGGTGTCGACGCCTCCGCCGCGGACGACCATGGCGGTGGACGGGGTCGCGTAGACCGGCACCGGCAGGTTTTTCATCATCACCCGCAAGCCGCGGATGTGGTCGCCGTGCTCGTGAGTCAGGAGCACGGCGTTGAGGCTGGCGGGGTCGATGCCACTGGCCTTCATGCGGTCGGTCAGTTGCTTCGCCGAGAGCCCGGCATCGATGAGCACGCGAATGCCGCCGGCCTCGACGACCGCCGCATTTCCCGCACTTCCGCTGCCCAGAACGATGAACCGCACGAGGGGGAGGAAAAAGCTCCGGGCGGGGAGTGCAAGTGCCAAAATGAACGGTCGTAGTTCTCCGTGTTGGCGCTTGGAAATCCTTCCGTCGAGAGCCATCCTCCCGGGGTCGTGAGGCACATCCGCATCATCCACAAGCTCCGGACACTGGTGGCGCTGCTGGTGTTCGCCGGAATGCTGGCGGCGGGTTACTCGCTGTGGTGGGCCAATCAGACCGGTTTGCCGGATTCGTGGCGCACGGAAATCGAGAAGGCGCTGGCCGGGCGAGGCCTCCATGCGGACATCCAAGGGCTGAGATATTGGCCTTTCAAGGGGGTGCAGGCCGATGAGGTGGTGATTTATGGTGACGAGACGCGGCAGCGGGTGCTGGCTCGGGTGAAAGAGGTGGTGATGGACATCGACCGAACGAAGCTGGCCCGCGGTCAGGTGCGGGTGGAGCGGTTGGACTTGAAAGGCGGTTCTCTATCGCTGCCGGCGGATCCCCTCGATCCGCAATCGAAGGTGCTGGAAGTGAAGAACGCCAGCGGCCGACTGTTGATGCCAGGGGGACGGCGCTTCGAAGTGATCGGCGCGAAGGGCGAGGTGAACGGGATCCAACTGGAATTCGAGGCGCTGATCCTGGGTTATCGCCAGCGGCCCTCTGGCACGGACCTTGAGAACGAGCAGGCGCGAGCCAACCGGAGAAAGCAGCTCACGCGAGTGATCGATCTGTTAGAGCCATGGCAATTCGATGCTGCCGCGCCGCCGGTGATCCGGTTGCGGGTGGAAGGTGACCTGGATGATCCGAAGACGGTGCGGGCGGATGTTTTCGTGAAGAGCGGTCCTTTGGAGCACGGCGGCGTTTTGCTGAAGAAGATCGAAGCGAAAGGTGAGATGCGCGGTCGCTTGCTGGTGCTGGACTCGCTGCATCTGGAAGATGAGGGAGGGGCCTTGTCCGGCCGGATGGAGTACGACATGAACGACCGGTCGGGACGTTTCGAGGCGAATTCGAATCTCGAACTGCCGGTGCTGCTGAAGGAATTCGATGCGCCGGGCTGGCTCGATCAGGTGAGTTTCCAGGCGCGTCCGGTGGTATCGACTCAGGGTGAATTCAAGTGGCCGGAGAATGCCAAGCCCTCGATCCACGTGATGGGTCATTTGATGGCGGAGAACTTGCGTTTCCAAGGGCACTCGGCCTCGAAGGTGGAAACCGATGTTTCATGGAACGGCGAGAACGCGTTCCTCGACAACCTGGTGGTGACGCGGCCGGATGGCACCCTGCGAGGGAAGCTGCTGGCGAAGCCGGGGAACGTGCGCTACGACCTCGCGACCAACCTGCGCAAGGGCGTGTGGCGGGGCTTTTTCGACCAGCATCCGCTGGGAAAGATACTCGATGATTTCACCGATCGCGACGACACCACGGTGAATGCTCATGTATTCGGTCGCTTCGATCCGGCAGATCCTCATGACTGGAGCACCAAGGGTGAGGTGCGGGTGACCCACATGGCCTACAAGGGCACGCCTTTCCGGGAGGCGGAGGTGAAGCTGGACCTCAACCACGACTATCTCGACTTCTACGACGGCAAGGTGGAATTCGACTACGCCAACTACGCGATGCGGAAGGAGTTTGGCGGACCGATGACGGGCCGGGCGAAGGCCGAGAGCGTGCGTTGGGACAGTGCGCCGGGGACGCTCACCTTGAAGGGAATCGAGGGGGATTTCTGGCCCGCTCCGGTATTGCGGTGCTTCCTGCCGAAGGTGGCGGATCACTTGGAGCAGTATCGGTTTCACACCCCGCCGAAGTTGAGCGGGGGAGGGGTGATCGGTCTCTTCGAGCGCGGTGCGGGGAAGACGGATTTCCGTGTGAACGGCAGCACCCAGGGACAGGTGACCTATGAGTTTGTTGGGAAAGACCTGCTGCTTTCAGGGCTGAAGACGAAGGTTCAGGTGAAGCCGCACTCGACGGAGATCAGGGACTTGAGCTTCGATCTCTTCGATGGACCGATGCGGGGGAAGTTCGACATTCTGCCGACCGAAGGAGATCACACGAAAGTGAAGGGGGAGCTGGACTGGACGCGGCTGAGCTTGCCGGAGCTTTCGGGGGCGTGCGGGTTTGAAAAGAAGGCCAAGGGTTTCGTGACGGGGCGGATCGAGTTCGAGCATCAGGGCGAGGCCGCTGCTGCCGGCTTGAGTGGCGACGGCTTGATCGCCTTGGAGGATGGCGAGATGTTCTCGGTGCCGATTTTCGGGCCCTTGTCACCGGTGCTGTCGGCGGTACTGGCCAACCGGAAGGCGGGCTTCCAGGAGGCGAAGGACGCGTTCTGTACCTTCAACGTGAAGGAGGGTGTGCTGCGGACCGACGACTTCCTGACGACCACGCCGTCCCTGGTGTTCACCGGGGATGCGACGGCCGACCTGAACCGCTCCACCCTGGACATGACGATCCGGATGAACGCGCGTGGCCTGTTCGGGATCATCACCTTGCCGCTGAAGCCGTTTTACGGGTTGTTCCAGTTCCGGGGCACCGGCCCGATCAAGGAGCCGAAGTGGGACAATGTGATGTTCACCTCGCCGCCGGAAAGCCAGAACGAGCGGCTGCTGGCGCCGCCGCGGGCACGCGATGTCAAGGGTATGGAGAGCCCTTGATTGTAGGCATTTTCGGGTAGATCCTTCCTTGCGCGGTGGTGGTAACAGTGCCAGCCTTTTTCCCAAGCGCCAGACGCTACGATTTTTCATCCAACACCAATCCATTCCTGTCATGTCCGACCCATTTGCCAACGCCGGTTCCCTCGATCCTGAAGCGGGTTTTTCCAACGTAGGCCAAGCGGCCAACGACCTCCGCGCCGCCGCGGGTGAAAAGGCCAAGGAACTCGCCCATCAGGCGAGCGATCAGGCCAAGGCCCTCAAGGAGCGCGCGGTGGAGACCGTGCAGCACTTCCGCGATGTCGCCGGCGAGAAAGCCCAGGCGTTCAAATCCGCGGCTACCGAGAAGGCTGAAACCCTCAAGACCGCCGCTTCCGAGAAGGCTCGCGAATTCCGCAGCGTCGCCGACGACCAGTGGCGCGAAACGCGGGTGAAGGCCAAGGAGTTCCACATCACCACCGAGGACTACATCCGCCAGCACCCGACGCGGTGCGTGCTCGGAGCCCTGGGTGTCGGTTTCCTGATCGGCCTGATCGCCCGTCGCTGAAATCCCGGTGCTTTTCTTTTTGCCGCGGTGCGCGCCTGATGGCAGGCGTGGCCGCGGCCCTTTGATCTCATGAGTGATGCCCCCGAATCCGAGGCCCGGCCGGCCTCATCCTTGCGGCACTCCGCGGTGGAGTTCGTTTCCGCGCGCGTGGAGCTTGCCGCCTTGGAAGCTCGCGAGGCGGGCAAGCACGCGGCCCGGAGCGGCGTGATGGTCGCGATCATCGCGGGCTGTGCGATGACCGCCTGGCTGGCGGGCGTGGCCGGCCTGATCGGCTGGGTGGCCGCCGCGGGGAAGATCCCGTGGCACTTCGCCGCGCTCGGGGCAGCGGTGCTGCACTTGATCGTGGCGGGAATCATCGTGGCCATGCTGCGCCGCCCCTCGCCGCCGATGTTTTCCATTTCCAAAGCTGAACTCCTCAAGGACCGCGAATGGCTTCTGAATCTGAAAGACAAACCGAAGCGCTGATCGCCCGGCTCGCCGCCTCGCGCTCCGATCTGGGGCGTGATGTGGCAATCTTGCGTCATCGCCTGGACGTGCCGGCGCGGGTCAAGGAATCCGTGATGTCCAAGCCGCTGGCGTGGTTTGGCGGTTCGCTCGGGGCCGGATTGGTGGCGAGTTTCCTCCTGAGAGGCCGGAAATCCGCGCCGAAACAGGAGAAGGTGGTGCGCCGCAGCCTGTGGGGGCTGGCCCTCAGCGGAGCCTTCACTTTGGCCCGTCCCGCCCTTCAAACATGGGCCACAAATGAACTCCAGAAGCGCTTTGTGATACCCGGTAATGACAACGTCCGGTCTCGTTAATTCGCAGTCAAAATTCCCCCTTCCCAACCCCCGGTCTTCCCGCTCTAACCCAAGCCCGCATGTCGTCCGAACACCGCGTCCTAGATCACGTCGATGAATATCTCCGGCTTGGCCGGCAATACGATTGTTCCGACGTTCACCTTCCAACCGCTTTCCCGCCGGCGTGGCGTCGTTTCGGCCAGCTCCTGCCGATCTGGCACGACCACGATCCGCTGACCGCGGAGGATACGGAGCGCCTCGCCCGGTCCTTCCTCGGAGACCGCGAGTGGAAGCGCCTTCAAGAGAAGGGTGATGTCGACTTCGCCTATTCGAATCCGGAAGGCCGCTTCCGTGCATCCGTGGTCAAGCAGCGGCTTGGCTACGACATGGTGTTCCGGATCATCAATTCCCAGCTCAAGACGATGGAGGAGATCAACCTCCCCGTGGAGCACCTCACGCCGCTGACCCGCTATCACAACGGCCTGATCCTCGTGACCGGCGCGGTTGGCTCCGGCAAGTCGACCACGCTCGCGGCGCTCATCGACTTCATCAACAAGGACCGCGAGGATCATATCCTCACGCTCGAAGACCCGATCGAATATGTCTTCGAGTCGAAGGGTTGCCACGTGAACCAGCGCGAGGTTCACACCCACACCGAGTCCTTCGCGAAGGCACTGCGCGGCGCGCTGCGGGAAGACCCGGACGTGATCATGGTCGGTGAAATGCGCGACTTGGAAACCATCTCGCTGGCGCTCACCGCCGCGGAAACGGGTCACTTGGTGCTTGGCACCCTCCACACCGGTAACGCGCCCCGCACGCTCGACCGTGTGCTCGACGTGTTCCCCGTGGACCAGCGCGAACAGATCCGCATCATGGTGTCGGAATCGCTGCGCGGTGTCCTTTCCCAGCAGCTCGTCCCGCGCGCCGACGGCAATGGCCGGGTGATGGCGCTGGAACTCCTGGTCAATACTCCCGCCGTGTCCGCGACCATCCGTGACGGCAAGACCTTCATGCTCCCCGGCATCATGCAGACCGGTAAAAACGTCGGCATGATCACGATG
This window contains:
- the thiH gene encoding 2-iminoacetate synthase ThiH, which produces MSFSAHFATALEQKSPLLRRFERLIAPVSDRDLEALARESQKLTRHHFGRTMRLFAPLYLSNECVNNCSYCGFSRDNGILRVTLTVEQVVREAKFLHDLGFRNILLVAGEHPKFVSDGYVQECIDAIKGMFPTVGLEIGPMEDDQYAEIVRHGAEGLVVYQETYHRETYQRLHTAGPKKNFDWRLDCPERAYAGGFRRIGIGALFGLADWRHEALSLAAHLEYLYKHCWKAQFTVAFPRMKPYAGNYQYQPDPDFYLSDRALVQLVAAFRVCFPQAGVVLSTREPASLRDALAPLGVTHMSAGARTEPGGYTGAGSDDLHLTVKGRRVELEKTTGCEKATEQFKIDDIRSAAEVAAMLRGKQLDPVWKDWDEAILTP
- the thiS gene encoding sulfur carrier protein ThiS, giving the protein MTLQLNGQARSFAASAFTVSTLLEALDLGGKPVVVELDREPVFPADYAATAVRDGANVEIVTIAAGG
- a CDS encoding zinc-ribbon domain containing protein, which gives rise to MARELPPIDYTKINLCGVMPFRDAPTLAGKYYLNYPFTCIDCGSRQIWTGAQQKWWHEELGAVWERIAIRCRECRRKERARRDEARKDYQEGMLRKKQGKQV
- a CDS encoding sulfatase family protein, which codes for MKLITSLILLPFTLIAAEKPNIVLIYADDLGFGDVSCNGATAVQTPNIDRIAKEGLNFTAGYATSATCTPSRFSLLTGKYAWRQKGTGILPGDAAMIIDPAQPTLPATLHKAGYRTGVVGKWHLGLGGKEGVNWNQPIKLSPNAVGFDFSHIMAATGDRVPCVYVEDGKVVNLDSADPIEVSYEKPFPGLPTGVSDREELKLDWSHGHNMAVVNGIGRIGYMKGGAKALWKDEDMADHFCAQAVRFIHESKDKPFFLYYAMHDIHVPRVPNPRFIGKTTMGPRGDSIVQADWQVGEVLKALDDLKLAENTLVILSSDNGPVIDDGYKDEAVKKLGDHKPAGPFRGGKYSIFEGGTRVPTIVRWPAKVKAGTTSNAMLSQIDFAKTFAAIAGAEATFPDSRDASATLLGESNQGRAEVIEHASQLAIRAGDWKFIPPGQGAKRSEATNTELGNEPTGQLYDLSTDPGEKTNLASEHPDKVTELKAKLEAVR
- a CDS encoding MBL fold metallo-hydrolase; this encodes MRFIVLGSGSAGNAAVVEAGGIRVLIDAGLSAKQLTDRMKASGIDPASLNAVLLTHEHGDHIRGLRVMMKNLPVPVYATPSTAMVVRGGGVDTASWKIFESGAQFSFNGLSVQSFAVPHDAVEPVGYVFRHEERAFGLLSDTGHVTKLIAERLRGVHALFVEANYDDALLEADTKRPWSTKQRISSRHGHLSNAQTAALVAELAPAGLRRVVLGHLSRDCNCPITAASAVRGALASVEIVCAEQDRTCGWWE
- a CDS encoding AsmA-like C-terminal region-containing protein, giving the protein MRHIRIIHKLRTLVALLVFAGMLAAGYSLWWANQTGLPDSWRTEIEKALAGRGLHADIQGLRYWPFKGVQADEVVIYGDETRQRVLARVKEVVMDIDRTKLARGQVRVERLDLKGGSLSLPADPLDPQSKVLEVKNASGRLLMPGGRRFEVIGAKGEVNGIQLEFEALILGYRQRPSGTDLENEQARANRRKQLTRVIDLLEPWQFDAAAPPVIRLRVEGDLDDPKTVRADVFVKSGPLEHGGVLLKKIEAKGEMRGRLLVLDSLHLEDEGGALSGRMEYDMNDRSGRFEANSNLELPVLLKEFDAPGWLDQVSFQARPVVSTQGEFKWPENAKPSIHVMGHLMAENLRFQGHSASKVETDVSWNGENAFLDNLVVTRPDGTLRGKLLAKPGNVRYDLATNLRKGVWRGFFDQHPLGKILDDFTDRDDTTVNAHVFGRFDPADPHDWSTKGEVRVTHMAYKGTPFREAEVKLDLNHDYLDFYDGKVEFDYANYAMRKEFGGPMTGRAKAESVRWDSAPGTLTLKGIEGDFWPAPVLRCFLPKVADHLEQYRFHTPPKLSGGGVIGLFERGAGKTDFRVNGSTQGQVTYEFVGKDLLLSGLKTKVQVKPHSTEIRDLSFDLFDGPMRGKFDILPTEGDHTKVKGELDWTRLSLPELSGACGFEKKAKGFVTGRIEFEHQGEAAAAGLSGDGLIALEDGEMFSVPIFGPLSPVLSAVLANRKAGFQEAKDAFCTFNVKEGVLRTDDFLTTTPSLVFTGDATADLNRSTLDMTIRMNARGLFGIITLPLKPFYGLFQFRGTGPIKEPKWDNVMFTSPPESQNERLLAPPRARDVKGMESP
- a CDS encoding DUF883 family protein, translated to MSDPFANAGSLDPEAGFSNVGQAANDLRAAAGEKAKELAHQASDQAKALKERAVETVQHFRDVAGEKAQAFKSAATEKAETLKTAASEKAREFRSVADDQWRETRVKAKEFHITTEDYIRQHPTRCVLGALGVGFLIGLIARR
- a CDS encoding phage holin family protein; protein product: MSDAPESEARPASSLRHSAVEFVSARVELAALEAREAGKHAARSGVMVAIIAGCAMTAWLAGVAGLIGWVAAAGKIPWHFAALGAAVLHLIVAGIIVAMLRRPSPPMFSISKAELLKDREWLLNLKDKPKR
- a CDS encoding type IV pilus twitching motility protein PilT produces the protein MSSEHRVLDHVDEYLRLGRQYDCSDVHLPTAFPPAWRRFGQLLPIWHDHDPLTAEDTERLARSFLGDREWKRLQEKGDVDFAYSNPEGRFRASVVKQRLGYDMVFRIINSQLKTMEEINLPVEHLTPLTRYHNGLILVTGAVGSGKSTTLAALIDFINKDREDHILTLEDPIEYVFESKGCHVNQREVHTHTESFAKALRGALREDPDVIMVGEMRDLETISLALTAAETGHLVLGTLHTGNAPRTLDRVLDVFPVDQREQIRIMVSESLRGVLSQQLVPRADGNGRVMALELLVNTPAVSATIRDGKTFMLPGIMQTGKNVGMITMDESLRKLYIKGLITQEEALFRSEDKIQMRNFFQS